Proteins encoded together in one Candidatus Xianfuyuplasma coldseepsis window:
- a CDS encoding CPBP family intramembrane glutamic endopeptidase translates to MIEQKGKFLIPIIYVSTLVLSVFIFFGLRLILSSILLDDSILQLAFYLPVYLLLILLFVPAWRNSLIHAVKQSRKTLQYTLYGVLLMFLAMVVIGIVYQLIGINDTSENQAFLDSLALNGSIYDKINLAVFAIVLAPLVEEMVFRNALFQILRTNNMLPINVVITISAFTFGLMHTGFSDLVQVFYYAGLGAILGYIYYRSETIVTPILVHMLYNTYGVIVMLITLG, encoded by the coding sequence ATGATTGAGCAAAAAGGGAAATTTTTGATACCGATAATCTATGTTAGCACATTGGTGTTATCCGTCTTTATCTTTTTTGGATTGAGACTGATTCTATCCTCCATTTTATTGGATGACAGCATCCTTCAGTTAGCGTTTTATTTACCCGTATATCTCTTATTAATTCTATTATTTGTTCCTGCATGGCGCAACAGCCTCATACACGCTGTGAAACAGTCGCGAAAAACATTGCAATATACATTGTACGGTGTCCTTCTCATGTTTCTGGCAATGGTCGTGATTGGGATTGTATATCAATTGATTGGCATTAATGATACTTCAGAAAACCAGGCGTTTCTCGACTCCCTTGCCTTGAATGGATCCATCTACGATAAAATCAATTTAGCGGTGTTTGCGATTGTACTGGCACCCCTCGTTGAGGAAATGGTGTTCCGCAATGCATTGTTTCAAATCTTACGTACCAATAACATGTTACCAATCAATGTCGTTATTACGATATCAGCCTTTACCTTCGGATTAATGCATACTGGTTTTAGTGATTTGGTTCAAGTATTCTACTACGCCGGATTAGGTGCGATTCTCGGATATATTTATTATCGAAGTGAAACCATAGTAACCCCTATTTTGGTCCATATGTTATATAATACCTATGGCG
- a CDS encoding potassium channel family protein, translating into MARKSFAVIGMGRFGQSVVVELINKDVDVLVIDRDPERIARMSQIATHAVTLDTTDVQALKEVGISSIDCVVVAIGKDLQSSILTTLILKDLGVETVIVKVQNADHAKVVEKLGADEIIQPEQQSGKRLASKIVSDNVLDYIDLNESHSFIVVNATTKIIDSTIINLDVRNKFKINVVAIRRGEDVIIPNADTVIEQEDQLLLIGNNTDLDKFNNWLRK; encoded by the coding sequence ATGGCTCGAAAATCATTTGCCGTTATTGGAATGGGACGTTTTGGACAGAGCGTTGTCGTCGAACTCATCAATAAAGATGTTGATGTTTTGGTGATTGATCGCGACCCAGAACGAATTGCACGAATGAGTCAAATTGCTACCCATGCTGTAACCCTTGATACGACCGATGTACAAGCGTTAAAAGAAGTTGGAATCAGTAGTATTGATTGTGTTGTTGTAGCAATTGGGAAAGATTTGCAAAGTAGTATTTTAACGACCCTAATCTTAAAAGATCTCGGTGTTGAAACCGTTATTGTCAAAGTTCAAAATGCCGATCATGCGAAAGTCGTCGAAAAACTTGGTGCCGATGAAATCATTCAGCCAGAACAACAATCTGGGAAGCGATTGGCATCAAAAATTGTCAGTGACAATGTCCTTGATTATATCGATTTAAATGAAAGTCATAGTTTCATCGTTGTCAATGCAACTACAAAAATCATTGATTCCACAATCATTAATTTGGATGTGCGCAATAAATTTAAAATCAATGTTGTCGCGATTCGTCGTGGTGAAGATGTGATTATCCCCAATGCCGATACCGTCATTGAACAAGAAGATCAACTCCTGTTGATCGGAAATAACACCGATCTCGACAAATTTAATAATTGGTTACGAAAATAG
- the rdgB gene encoding RdgB/HAM1 family non-canonical purine NTP pyrophosphatase translates to MKEIVIATQNKHKTDEYKHMLEPLGYTVYTLDEFPDIGEIIEDGETFEANAYIKAKTLQDVLHKDIIADDSGLMVEALDGAPGVYSARYAGEDVTYEDNNRLLMNNMSGIRNRQAAFITVICLLEQGCEPRYFTGILHGNIATESRGDNGFGYDPIFCISDGRHLAELTMEEKNAISHRALATQQLIMHLRKST, encoded by the coding sequence ATGAAAGAAATCGTAATAGCAACCCAAAACAAACATAAAACAGACGAATATAAACATATGCTTGAACCACTTGGGTACACCGTGTATACGTTGGATGAGTTCCCAGATATTGGTGAGATTATTGAAGATGGAGAGACGTTTGAAGCAAACGCCTATATCAAGGCGAAAACCCTCCAAGATGTGTTGCACAAAGACATTATCGCCGATGATAGTGGATTGATGGTTGAGGCACTGGATGGTGCGCCTGGAGTATACAGTGCGCGGTATGCTGGTGAGGACGTTACCTATGAAGATAACAATCGTTTGTTGATGAACAATATGAGTGGAATCCGAAATCGACAAGCTGCATTTATCACCGTGATTTGCTTGTTGGAACAAGGGTGTGAACCACGGTATTTCACTGGTATTTTACATGGAAACATTGCAACGGAATCACGAGGTGATAACGGCTTTGGCTATGATCCCATCTTCTGTATATCCGATGGGCGACATCTGGCAGAATTAACCATGGAAGAAAAAAATGCGATTAGTCATCGGGCATTAGCGACACAACAATTGATTATGCATTTGAGAAAATCAACTTGA
- the rbr gene encoding rubrerythrin, producing MSLKGTKTEQNLLKAFAGESQARNRYTMFSKIAKKEGYEQIAAIFLETAENELEHAKIFFRHLEGGMVEITAAYPAGVEGTTADNLLAGAEGENEEWTELYPEFAKIADEEGFPKVAASFRQIANIEKDHEERYRKLLHNLEEDLVFKSGEQVVWICRKCGHVSVGKRAPGICPVCDHPKAYFERKVVNY from the coding sequence ATGTCATTAAAGGGTACAAAAACAGAACAAAATTTATTGAAGGCTTTTGCAGGTGAATCGCAAGCACGTAATCGCTACACGATGTTCTCGAAAATTGCCAAAAAGGAAGGGTATGAGCAAATCGCTGCAATCTTTTTGGAAACTGCTGAAAATGAGTTAGAGCATGCCAAAATCTTTTTCCGTCATCTAGAAGGTGGAATGGTTGAAATCACAGCTGCTTATCCTGCAGGTGTTGAAGGAACCACTGCTGATAATCTATTAGCAGGTGCCGAAGGTGAAAATGAAGAGTGGACAGAGCTCTATCCAGAGTTTGCAAAAATTGCAGATGAAGAAGGATTTCCGAAAGTTGCTGCATCCTTCCGTCAAATTGCCAATATCGAAAAAGATCATGAAGAGCGGTATCGCAAGTTGCTTCATAACCTAGAAGAAGATCTCGTCTTTAAAAGCGGTGAGCAGGTTGTATGGATTTGTCGCAAATGCGGTCATGTCAGTGTTGGAAAACGCGCACCAGGAATATGCCCAGTTTGTGATCATCCAAAAGCTTATTTTGAACGAAAAGTAGTCAATTATTAA
- a CDS encoding metallophosphoesterase family protein, whose protein sequence is MNILVFSDVHGHQQLLDRILNRYTDIDYIISLGDFGLDQEYLLERNIIHVKGNIAFDPGIVDEQEITISNRKILLTHGHTYHVHRTLGHLISRGLEDNFDIVLYGHTHILRKDNVDGMWIINPGSIYAPRGKYPPSYGILTIDDNRMEWTFKDAMNDMMLEV, encoded by the coding sequence ATGAACATACTTGTCTTTAGTGACGTCCACGGACATCAACAATTGCTGGATCGAATATTGAACCGTTACACGGATATAGATTATATCATTTCCTTAGGGGATTTTGGGCTGGATCAAGAATATTTGTTAGAACGCAATATCATTCATGTCAAAGGAAATATTGCCTTTGATCCTGGAATCGTGGACGAGCAAGAAATCACGATAAGCAATCGTAAAATATTGCTTACGCACGGCCATACATATCATGTTCATCGAACATTAGGACACCTAATTAGTCGCGGGTTGGAAGACAACTTTGATATTGTCTTATATGGCCACACCCACATTCTTCGCAAAGATAATGTTGATGGAATGTGGATAATCAATCCCGGTAGCATTTATGCTCCTCGTGGAAAATATCCCCCTTCTTATGGAATCTTGACAATCGATGACAATCGAATGGAATGGACGTTTAAAGATGCAATGAATGATATGATGTTGGAGGTGTAA
- a CDS encoding prephenate dehydratase, translated as MIGYLGPEGSYSYFAGATFYIKEDLVPYNNIGRLFYALEQEEVDGIVVPLENMKFGTSFDVLGRIHHNHYHITRVIMLDIVLHVVSSGTTPSAIQKLYATEDSINEAYNTLKQELGKYEKHYVSSNKSAYEVLEQSQENTIGAVLSNQEMLGQYNVVLNNIRDTKENMHKFILVEKSLKVTGFHNRTLIACCPKFNHVGALYDVLHEFVIRGINIVKLLSLPTISTQKEMIFYIELEGNIEHETISEALAMVRYKSSFITILGSYYEK; from the coding sequence ATGATTGGTTATTTAGGTCCGGAAGGATCGTATTCCTATTTTGCTGGTGCAACCTTTTATATAAAAGAGGATCTTGTACCATATAACAATATTGGACGTTTATTTTATGCCTTAGAACAAGAAGAAGTCGACGGGATTGTTGTGCCTTTAGAAAATATGAAGTTTGGTACTAGTTTTGATGTCCTCGGCCGCATTCATCACAATCACTATCACATAACCCGTGTCATTATGTTGGATATTGTTCTGCATGTGGTCTCTTCTGGAACAACACCTTCAGCAATACAGAAATTGTACGCCACAGAAGACAGCATTAATGAAGCATACAATACATTGAAACAAGAACTCGGTAAATATGAAAAACACTACGTATCCAGTAATAAATCAGCCTACGAAGTCTTGGAACAATCACAAGAGAATACCATCGGTGCGGTACTATCCAATCAGGAGATGTTAGGGCAGTACAACGTGGTACTAAACAATATTCGGGATACGAAAGAGAATATGCATAAATTTATTCTTGTTGAGAAGTCACTGAAAGTGACGGGCTTCCACAATCGTACGCTGATTGCATGTTGCCCCAAGTTTAATCACGTCGGCGCGTTATATGATGTTTTACATGAATTTGTAATCCGTGGAATCAACATCGTTAAATTATTGAGTTTACCAACGATTTCAACACAAAAAGAGATGATTTTCTATATCGAACTCGAAGGAAATATCGAACATGAAACCATCAGTGAAGCCTTGGCGATGGTTCGATACAAAAGTAGTTTCATTACCATCTTAGGAAGTTATTATGAAAAATAG
- a CDS encoding glycoside hydrolase family 13 protein, with the protein MLPYTIYHEPKSKYAYMYDKDTVHLRLIVQKNHIQSVRVLFGDPFHWGPSDTTPETWEWKQDSTADSYMTKEYETQDFEHYIYEATPSTKRMRYAFLIDERYLYGSRETIDVIEHPDKLTHHFNYFNYPFLNEEDMFSPPAWVQDQVWYAIFPERFANGDPSINLPGTLAWGSVTNYHNRQLFGGDLQGIIDHLDYIQDIGFTGIYMTPIFPSDSTHKYDVNDYFDIDPAFGDKETFKRLVEEAHKRDMKVMLDAVYNHCGFRHPYFQDVIKHGKQSKYYDCFYIIDSDKPVINFDIDAHGKIIRESAKPLFEDKTLLNYRTFAFTPYMPKMNTNHPLMKDYLLKAAAYWITEFDIDGWRLDVSNEVSHAFWRDFRHTVKTSKREAYIVGENWENSTPWLQGDQYDGVMNYELLFPIWDYFGTNIDHNQSTSTEFKYKVNQVLTNYPKNVLPSLYNLVDSHDTTRILEICSNNIELVKLPYLFLFSFPGAPSVYYGGEIGLSGKHDPDNRRCMPWDPTEHNPDLLRHIKRLIYLRKHVPALKSVAFRWIETNDVEEYLIYQKDDVYFILSKRFKELTITLPKAMQAGEYTDLYTDQTVILSTTLLIPSYGFFILQKK; encoded by the coding sequence TTGTTACCCTACACAATTTATCATGAACCAAAAAGTAAATACGCCTATATGTATGATAAGGACACTGTTCATTTGCGACTGATTGTTCAAAAAAATCATATCCAATCGGTACGTGTATTATTTGGTGATCCCTTTCATTGGGGACCATCTGATACCACGCCAGAAACATGGGAATGGAAGCAAGATAGCACTGCAGATTCCTACATGACAAAAGAATACGAAACTCAGGATTTTGAACATTATATTTACGAAGCTACTCCTTCGACAAAACGAATGCGTTACGCATTCTTAATCGATGAACGGTATTTATACGGGTCACGTGAAACCATTGATGTTATCGAGCATCCCGATAAATTAACCCATCATTTTAATTACTTTAATTATCCTTTCCTAAACGAAGAGGATATGTTTTCACCACCCGCCTGGGTTCAGGATCAAGTCTGGTATGCAATTTTCCCAGAACGATTTGCCAATGGTGATCCATCGATTAATCTACCTGGTACTCTTGCATGGGGTTCGGTAACGAATTATCACAATCGCCAATTGTTCGGAGGAGACTTACAAGGGATTATCGATCATCTGGATTATATTCAGGACATTGGTTTTACAGGTATCTATATGACCCCGATTTTCCCCAGTGACTCAACCCATAAATACGACGTCAACGACTATTTTGACATTGATCCAGCATTTGGTGACAAAGAGACCTTTAAACGCCTCGTTGAGGAAGCTCACAAGCGTGACATGAAAGTAATGCTCGATGCCGTATACAATCATTGCGGTTTTCGTCATCCATACTTTCAAGATGTCATTAAACATGGTAAACAATCGAAATACTACGATTGTTTCTATATCATAGATTCCGATAAACCGGTCATCAACTTCGACATTGATGCCCACGGTAAGATCATTCGCGAAAGTGCCAAACCACTCTTCGAAGATAAGACACTGTTGAACTATCGCACCTTTGCATTCACTCCATATATGCCAAAAATGAATACCAATCATCCTTTGATGAAAGACTATCTTCTTAAAGCCGCAGCCTATTGGATTACAGAGTTTGACATCGATGGATGGCGACTCGATGTCAGCAATGAAGTATCCCATGCCTTCTGGCGGGATTTCCGACACACCGTGAAAACCAGTAAGAGAGAGGCTTATATCGTCGGTGAAAACTGGGAAAACAGCACTCCTTGGTTACAAGGAGATCAATACGATGGTGTCATGAACTATGAGTTATTATTTCCGATATGGGATTATTTTGGCACCAACATTGATCATAACCAATCAACATCTACGGAATTTAAATACAAAGTTAATCAAGTGTTAACCAACTATCCTAAAAATGTGTTACCTTCCCTATATAACTTAGTCGATTCCCATGACACGACACGGATTTTAGAAATCTGCTCGAATAATATTGAACTTGTAAAACTACCGTATCTATTCCTGTTTAGTTTTCCAGGTGCACCGAGTGTATATTATGGTGGTGAAATCGGGTTAAGTGGCAAACACGACCCGGATAATCGCCGGTGTATGCCGTGGGATCCTACCGAGCACAATCCCGATTTGTTGCGACACATCAAGCGACTCATCTATTTACGTAAGCATGTACCTGCATTAAAGAGTGTTGCTTTCCGTTGGATTGAAACAAACGATGTCGAAGAATACCTTATCTACCAAAAAGACGATGTCTATTTCATTCTTTCGAAACGTTTCAAAGAACTCACCATTACCCTGCCAAAAGCGATGCAAGCCGGTGAATATACCGACCTTTATACGGATCAAACAGTCATTCTTTCAACGACATTGTTAATCCCAAGTTATGGATTCTTCATTCTTCAAAAAAAATAG
- a CDS encoding glycoside hydrolase family 13 protein: MNKAWWQDAVIYQCYIRSFYDANGDGIGDFRGLIDKLQHFIDLGVDAVWVSPHYKSPMDDNGYDVSDYYQVSDDYGTLEDVKEFIARAHQHNIKVIFDLVLNHTSDEHPWFQAACDPNHPEHERYHDYYIWQPPKYDADGNRIKPTKWLSWFGGGVWDYNEPTDEYYLHIFSKKMPDLNWRNEAMKNDLKAVTKWLIDLGVDGFRVDASNHLEKNWDFPDAYPGYEHFSSLPKHHEYLEEFGRELFRPNNVMTMGEAGGASKEEAEKYVGYDHDEFNMLIQFGHCWQDCDWTNQITTGKWAKGDLNVVGIKESFAHFHDMLKGIGHNLIYWHNHDQPRVVSHYGNDQEYWKKSALMLLYTLYFMPGTAIVYQGEEIGMINVDYTDLSDFRDVEVFTEYDNFRSRGASHEYAMQALRDRSRDNARSPFQWSSEPYAGFSTTIPWMNVVGSYPTINLAAQQTDPTSIFNQYKTVFSMRKKRGISDGTLTFIELDHPDHYCYTNKVQEGTILVIANFRNKETLITLDMELDGYEELLSNCQQSLQPNMILQPYDAIVYFKKE, translated from the coding sequence ATGAACAAAGCATGGTGGCAAGATGCCGTTATCTACCAGTGTTATATTCGTAGTTTTTATGATGCGAACGGGGATGGAATTGGCGATTTTCGTGGGCTAATCGACAAATTGCAACATTTCATTGATCTTGGAGTTGATGCAGTCTGGGTAAGTCCGCATTACAAATCACCGATGGATGACAATGGCTATGATGTATCAGATTACTATCAAGTTAGTGACGATTACGGTACCTTAGAGGATGTAAAAGAATTTATTGCACGTGCACATCAGCATAATATTAAGGTGATTTTTGATTTGGTCTTGAATCATACAAGTGATGAACATCCCTGGTTTCAAGCAGCGTGCGATCCGAATCACCCCGAACATGAACGTTATCATGATTATTATATTTGGCAACCACCCAAATACGATGCAGATGGCAATCGTATCAAACCAACAAAGTGGTTGAGTTGGTTCGGTGGTGGTGTGTGGGATTATAACGAACCAACAGACGAATATTATCTCCACATTTTCAGCAAAAAAATGCCCGATTTGAACTGGCGCAATGAAGCGATGAAAAACGATTTAAAAGCAGTGACAAAATGGTTGATTGATCTCGGTGTGGACGGATTTCGTGTCGATGCATCCAATCACTTGGAAAAGAATTGGGATTTTCCCGATGCTTATCCTGGGTATGAACATTTTTCAAGCTTACCCAAACATCATGAGTATTTGGAAGAGTTTGGTCGTGAGCTGTTTCGTCCAAACAATGTTATGACGATGGGAGAAGCCGGAGGAGCAAGTAAAGAAGAAGCTGAAAAATATGTCGGCTATGATCACGATGAGTTTAATATGTTGATCCAATTTGGCCATTGTTGGCAGGATTGTGACTGGACCAATCAAATAACAACAGGTAAATGGGCCAAAGGCGATTTGAATGTTGTCGGTATTAAAGAAAGTTTCGCGCACTTTCATGATATGTTAAAAGGAATTGGACACAATCTGATTTATTGGCATAATCACGATCAACCGCGTGTTGTCAGTCATTATGGTAACGATCAGGAATATTGGAAAAAAAGTGCCTTGATGTTACTCTATACACTATACTTTATGCCAGGAACAGCAATCGTCTACCAAGGAGAAGAAATCGGGATGATCAATGTCGATTATACCGATCTATCGGATTTTCGCGATGTTGAAGTGTTCACTGAATATGACAATTTTCGTTCCCGAGGTGCCAGCCATGAGTACGCGATGCAAGCACTGCGTGATCGCTCCCGTGACAATGCCAGAAGTCCTTTTCAGTGGAGCAGTGAACCATATGCAGGATTCAGTACGACAATTCCATGGATGAATGTTGTTGGCTCGTATCCAACGATTAATTTAGCAGCTCAACAAACAGATCCTACATCTATTTTTAATCAGTACAAAACCGTATTCTCGATGCGAAAAAAACGAGGTATTAGTGATGGTACATTGACGTTTATTGAATTGGATCATCCCGATCACTATTGCTATACGAACAAGGTGCAAGAAGGGACCATTCTTGTCATTGCGAATTTCCGCAACAAAGAAACCTTGATCACATTAGACATGGAGTTGGATGGCTACGAAGAACTGTTGTCTAATTGTCAACAATCGCTTCAACCTAATATGATTCTTCAACCATATGATGCCATTGTTTATTTCAAAAAGGAGTAA
- a CDS encoding alpha/beta hydrolase — protein MKEYRTIRMYSEQLSMEKRLYVYLPRSYESSEKFYPVLYMHDGQNLFDDRIAYQRRGWRIMELYEEYPDIPEVIIVGIESDITRNNQLIPYPFQLPNSKKVLGGQADLYLDFIVQTVKPYIDQRFRTYKNRKNTAIMGSSFGGVNSLYASCKYTDTFARIASLSGAFHFDFFEPLKQDVLDADFSSMKKIYMDCGTNETDNVAENKRYIERNQELVTMIQKKTDTSQFQFQMIEGGIHHETDWEKRFPDIMRFLFND, from the coding sequence ATGAAAGAATACCGAACAATTCGGATGTATAGTGAACAATTATCAATGGAAAAACGCCTATACGTGTATCTTCCTCGAAGTTATGAAAGCAGTGAAAAATTCTATCCCGTTTTATATATGCATGATGGTCAAAATCTCTTTGATGATCGCATCGCTTATCAACGACGAGGATGGCGAATTATGGAGTTATATGAGGAATATCCCGATATTCCCGAAGTGATTATTGTAGGTATTGAAAGTGACATCACCCGGAATAATCAGTTGATTCCTTATCCATTTCAACTTCCAAACAGCAAGAAAGTACTAGGTGGACAAGCGGATTTATACCTAGATTTTATTGTTCAAACCGTAAAACCCTATATTGATCAACGATTCCGAACGTATAAGAATCGAAAAAATACCGCGATCATGGGATCGTCATTTGGTGGGGTCAATAGTTTGTATGCTTCTTGCAAATATACCGATACGTTTGCCCGGATTGCATCTCTGTCGGGGGCCTTCCATTTTGATTTTTTCGAACCGTTAAAACAAGACGTACTCGATGCCGATTTCTCATCGATGAAAAAAATCTACATGGATTGTGGTACAAACGAAACAGACAATGTAGCAGAAAACAAGCGTTATATTGAGCGCAATCAAGAACTTGTAACGATGATTCAGAAGAAAACCGACACCTCTCAATTCCAATTTCAAATGATTGAAGGTGGGATTCATCACGAGACCGATTGGGAGAAACGGTTCCCAGATATTATGCGATTTTTGTTTAATGATTAA
- the potA gene encoding spermidine/putrescine ABC transporter ATP-binding protein produces MANKLVDLKHITKSFDDNVVLNDVSLYIKENEFVTLLGPSGCGKTTLLRIIGGFESLDHGAVVFDGKDILDTPPYEREINTVFQNYALFPHLNVFHNVAFGLHIKKLPKDEVQEKVLRALKMVKLSGYEERPINTLSGGQQQRVAIARAIVNEPKLLLLDEPLGSLDLKLRQEMQYELKEIQRNLGISFIFVTHDQEEALTMSDVVVVMKDGVIQQIGRPEDIYNEPKNRFTANFIGESNIIEGTMKQDYLVHFEGLDFECVDHGFETNEPIDVVIRPEDILIQEPQQGLITGTVDDMIFKGVHYEITVLVNEKEYIIHSTDPVTIGDEVSLAFDPDEIHVMKRTYETLT; encoded by the coding sequence ATGGCAAACAAATTAGTGGATTTGAAACACATCACAAAATCATTTGATGATAACGTCGTATTAAACGATGTATCTTTATATATTAAGGAAAATGAATTTGTCACATTACTTGGTCCATCCGGATGTGGAAAAACAACATTGCTGCGGATAATCGGGGGATTTGAATCATTGGATCATGGTGCGGTCGTATTCGATGGGAAAGATATATTGGATACCCCACCATATGAACGTGAAATCAATACTGTGTTTCAAAATTACGCATTGTTTCCCCATTTGAATGTGTTTCACAATGTTGCCTTTGGATTGCATATCAAAAAGTTACCGAAAGATGAAGTTCAAGAAAAAGTCCTTCGGGCACTAAAGATGGTGAAATTGTCCGGATATGAAGAACGGCCGATTAACACACTATCTGGGGGACAGCAACAACGTGTTGCCATTGCTCGGGCGATTGTCAACGAACCTAAGCTATTGTTACTTGATGAACCACTGGGAAGTCTTGATTTAAAATTGCGTCAAGAAATGCAGTATGAGTTAAAGGAAATTCAACGAAATTTAGGAATTAGTTTTATCTTTGTAACCCACGATCAAGAAGAAGCACTCACAATGAGTGATGTCGTCGTTGTTATGAAAGATGGTGTGATTCAACAAATTGGACGACCAGAAGATATATACAATGAGCCGAAAAATCGATTCACAGCGAATTTTATTGGTGAAAGCAATATTATTGAGGGAACCATGAAACAAGATTATCTCGTCCATTTTGAAGGGTTAGACTTTGAGTGTGTTGATCATGGATTTGAAACCAATGAACCGATCGATGTCGTAATTCGCCCCGAAGATATTCTTATTCAGGAACCACAACAAGGACTCATAACGGGAACTGTAGATGATATGATTTTTAAAGGTGTGCATTATGAAATTACAGTATTGGTGAACGAAAAGGAATACATTATTCACTCCACCGATCCAGTAACCATCGGCGATGAAGTATCATTAGCGTTTGATCCCGATGAAATCCATGTGATGAAACGGACATATGAAACACTTACGTAA
- a CDS encoding ABC transporter permease: MKHLRKLSFPYLVWMMTLVFGPTILILLLSISDLDIYNLGTFTITFDSFSFLGSTKVINASLNSLFYSLTATFISFLIGYPVAFFLARSHSKYKTFFVSLLIIPVWSNMLLRIIAWEKLFYPISILNMFGISLDLIGTPLAIVIGMVSMYLPFMVLPIYSVLEKLDQNLIDAASDLGAGPYETFTKVIFPLSLSGVVSGTIMTLLPSMTAFALPERLGAGKVQLIGNVIQDYFMKTNQVNAGSLISIILMIFIVIMFILVLHFDKEGETLI; this comes from the coding sequence ATGAAACACTTACGTAAACTTAGTTTCCCATATCTTGTATGGATGATGACACTGGTCTTTGGACCAACCATTTTAATACTTTTGTTAAGTATCAGTGATTTAGATATCTATAATTTAGGCACCTTTACAATAACCTTTGATAGTTTTTCGTTTTTAGGATCAACGAAAGTTATAAATGCTAGTTTAAACAGTTTGTTTTATAGTTTAACAGCAACGTTTATTAGTTTTCTAATTGGCTATCCTGTCGCGTTTTTCCTAGCGCGCAGCCATTCGAAATATAAGACTTTTTTTGTTAGTTTGTTAATTATTCCTGTATGGAGTAACATGTTACTCCGAATCATCGCATGGGAGAAATTATTTTATCCAATATCCATTTTAAATATGTTTGGCATCAGTTTGGATTTAATAGGAACACCTCTGGCGATTGTGATTGGTATGGTATCCATGTACTTACCGTTTATGGTATTGCCCATATACAGTGTTTTAGAGAAACTTGATCAGAATCTAATTGATGCGGCAAGTGATCTTGGGGCAGGACCATATGAAACGTTTACAAAAGTCATATTCCCATTAAGTTTATCCGGGGTCGTCAGTGGAACAATCATGACGTTGTTACCGTCGATGACAGCCTTCGCATTACCGGAACGACTCGGTGCGGGGAAAGTACAATTAATCGGGAATGTCATTCAAGATTATTTCATGAAAACCAATCAAGTGAATGCGGGGAGTTTAATTAGTATTATCCTGATGATTTTCATTGTCATCATGTTTATTCTCGTTCTCCATTTCGATAAGGAAGGGGAAACGTTGATATGA